A genomic region of Fodinisporobacter ferrooxydans contains the following coding sequences:
- a CDS encoding type II toxin-antitoxin system MqsA family antitoxin, with translation MKKCYLCQGEIEQKLVTVEREWKGKKIIIENVPAEVCDQCGERYFDAETTFKMEKIKKATDFPQEQIISIPASVRKFDRLSGY, from the coding sequence GTGAAGAAATGTTATCTTTGCCAAGGAGAGATTGAACAAAAACTTGTCACAGTTGAGCGTGAATGGAAAGGAAAAAAAATCATTATCGAAAATGTTCCGGCTGAAGTTTGCGATCAATGTGGGGAAAGATATTTTGATGCGGAAACAACTTTTAAGATGGAAAAAATCAAAAAAGCAACTGATTTTCCGCAAGAGCAAATCATCTCAATCCCCGCATCAGTCCGTAAATTCGACCGTCTTTCCGGATATTAA
- a CDS encoding YoaK family protein, producing the protein MSRTVCNILLVLLTVTSGCVDAIGFLGLGQVFTAAMTGNTVLFGLAIVHSDGLNAIAYLVALFGFILGAAAGAVMLRRIRKTTGWSRTVTFTLCFELAALVLFAIIVSASGVRVTRAKVDLMLLILAFAMGVQGVAARRIGVNGVTTTVITSTLTGLVETLVWKFGNNRLRIVEKSENTVPLISIVMWITVIVFYGMGAAICGAIEHHWQLQAIWLPIAIVFTVIVTAAVSEASIAAKQKTEISL; encoded by the coding sequence TTGTCCAGAACTGTTTGCAATATCTTGCTTGTACTGCTCACTGTGACTTCGGGGTGTGTGGACGCCATTGGTTTTCTTGGGCTTGGGCAAGTATTTACGGCTGCCATGACTGGAAATACCGTCTTGTTTGGATTGGCCATTGTGCATAGCGACGGATTGAATGCAATTGCATATTTGGTGGCGCTATTTGGATTTATCCTAGGGGCGGCAGCAGGTGCCGTGATGTTGCGTCGAATTCGGAAAACAACTGGATGGAGCAGAACGGTAACATTTACACTTTGTTTTGAATTAGCGGCGCTCGTGTTGTTTGCGATCATAGTTTCTGCATCCGGGGTTCGGGTAACAAGAGCAAAGGTGGATCTTATGCTGCTGATACTGGCCTTTGCCATGGGTGTGCAAGGGGTTGCGGCACGAAGAATTGGAGTGAACGGTGTTACAACAACAGTTATTACAAGCACACTGACAGGACTTGTGGAAACTTTGGTGTGGAAATTTGGAAACAATCGTCTTCGAATAGTTGAAAAAAGTGAAAACACGGTGCCCTTAATCTCTATTGTAATGTGGATCACTGTGATTGTGTTTTACGGTATGGGCGCTGCCATTTGCGGAGCAATTGAACACCATTGGCAGTTACAGGCCATTTGGCTTCCTATTGCGATTGTTTTTACCGTTATTGTAACAGCTGCGGTATCTGAAGCGAGTATAGCAGCGAAGCAAAAAACTGAAATAAGTTTGTGA
- a CDS encoding gamma-glutamyltransferase family protein, with product MKYDALSYPYPSRRVPLYANNGMVATSQPLAAQAGLEILKKGGNAIDAAIATAACLTVVEPTSNGIGGDAFALVWTNGQLHGLNASGPAPKALSIDALKQAGYSEIPKFGLVPVTVPGAPSAWAQLSRRFGKLPLTEVLRPAIEYAANGYPVSPTLGMYWKRAYRLYKEQCVEPEFAAWFETFAPDGRAPEIGEMWRSKGHASTLQAIAETNAEAFYRGEIAEQIDQFSKQYGGFLSIEDLLDYQPEWVKPIHVNYRGYDVWEIPPNGQGLVALLALNILKGFDFPAKDAVDTYHKQIEAIKLAFADGKRWITDVRHMGISVERLLSEAFAAERRALIKDTAIQPEPGTPPQGGTVYLATADREGNMVSFIQSNYMGFGSGLVVPGTGISLQNRGHNFSLDLSHENRLEPGKKTYHTIIPGFLTKDDQAVGPFGVMGGFMQPQGHVQVVMNAIDFHLNPQAALDAPRWQWMEGMKVQVERNIPEHIVQELARRGHNIQVSLDSGSFGRGQVIWRNEHGVLVGGTEPRTDGCVAAW from the coding sequence ATGAAATATGATGCTTTATCGTACCCGTACCCTTCAAGAAGGGTGCCGCTATATGCAAATAATGGAATGGTGGCGACATCACAGCCGCTTGCTGCACAAGCAGGACTTGAGATATTGAAAAAGGGCGGGAATGCAATTGATGCAGCCATCGCTACAGCCGCTTGTTTAACGGTAGTGGAACCAACTTCAAATGGAATTGGTGGCGATGCGTTTGCTCTTGTCTGGACAAATGGACAGTTGCATGGTTTGAATGCGAGTGGGCCGGCGCCAAAAGCGCTCTCAATCGACGCACTCAAACAGGCGGGATATTCAGAAATCCCAAAATTCGGGTTGGTTCCGGTTACAGTTCCTGGAGCGCCATCCGCATGGGCGCAGCTTTCCCGGCGCTTTGGAAAACTGCCGTTAACAGAAGTGCTGCGTCCGGCAATTGAATATGCCGCAAATGGTTATCCTGTTTCTCCGACTTTAGGCATGTATTGGAAACGTGCCTACAGGTTATACAAGGAGCAATGCGTGGAACCGGAGTTTGCAGCCTGGTTTGAAACATTCGCTCCAGACGGAAGGGCTCCGGAAATCGGAGAAATGTGGCGTTCAAAAGGGCATGCAAGTACATTACAAGCAATTGCCGAAACAAATGCCGAAGCTTTTTACCGTGGAGAAATTGCAGAGCAGATTGATCAATTTTCAAAGCAATATGGCGGTTTTTTAAGCATTGAGGATTTGTTGGATTATCAACCGGAATGGGTCAAACCGATTCATGTTAACTATCGTGGCTATGACGTTTGGGAGATTCCCCCGAATGGCCAAGGGCTTGTTGCATTGCTGGCACTCAATATTTTAAAAGGATTTGATTTTCCGGCAAAGGATGCTGTTGATACATATCATAAACAAATCGAGGCAATCAAATTGGCATTTGCTGATGGGAAACGTTGGATTACGGATGTACGTCATATGGGAATTTCCGTGGAACGACTTTTGTCTGAAGCATTTGCCGCGGAACGTAGAGCCTTGATCAAAGACACAGCCATTCAACCGGAACCGGGTACTCCGCCGCAGGGAGGGACTGTCTACTTGGCAACAGCGGACAGGGAAGGAAATATGGTTTCCTTTATTCAAAGCAACTATATGGGATTTGGTTCCGGGCTCGTTGTTCCCGGAACAGGAATCAGCCTACAGAATCGGGGACACAACTTCTCACTGGATCTGTCCCATGAAAATCGCCTGGAACCTGGGAAAAAGACATACCATACGATTATCCCGGGATTCTTGACAAAAGACGATCAAGCTGTCGGCCCATTTGGCGTTATGGGCGGATTTATGCAACCACAGGGCCATGTGCAGGTTGTTATGAACGCGATTGACTTTCATTTGAACCCGCAGGCGGCATTAGATGCTCCAAGATGGCAATGGATGGAGGGTATGAAAGTTCAAGTCGAACGAAATATCCCGGAACATATTGTGCAAGAACTGGCACGTCGAGGACACAATATCCAAGTTTCTCTTGATTCAGGCAGCTTTGGGCGCGGACAGGTGATTTGGCGCAATGAACATGGTGTATTGGTCGGTGGGACCGAGCCACGAACGGATGGTTGCGTAGCCGCTTGGTAG